Proteins encoded together in one Monomorium pharaonis isolate MP-MQ-018 chromosome 8, ASM1337386v2, whole genome shotgun sequence window:
- the LOC105836802 gene encoding solute carrier family 46 member 3 gives MSEITTTIGTPAGLAPGEKKQSIAVADKSDSAVTWKSMSIRQKWSFLTSNITVEPMVACYVIPSVLSQLATQNLILEKACRVNLAYSDEVCSALSARNTTGYEAEETAVQQMVARMQTWKTPLQSALPTMLILFMGAWSDRTGLRKPCMLLPIIGEFFSSVTLIACTYWFNELPMEVVVLESLWPALTGGWFTMFMGIFSYIADITTVESRTLRIGAANVFVSLGVPIGMALSGILYSKLGFYGVFSIAMVCYILSFVYGLVVIKEPPRVIIERSRKKSLPSEGKRTSLCAFVLDFFSLKHIEETFRVAFKKGAHNRQKRVIVLMVIIMVVIGPLYGEMAVLYLYMRYRYNWNEVTFSMFSTFGMVTNLIGTAISVGIFSHILKIDDAIVGIMSCTSKILASFVYAFATSAWMVYVAAIVEIVNGTSFIAMRSIASKLVPTDELGKVNSLFGVCESLMPLVYGPMYSAIYAATINTFPGTFFIAGGCMTMPAVFAFFWLYTEHRKDRMLKEQKEPEAMMNHKGEDATDYNLKASNPRTIVDPQKNPQKAEMMNGIDNAAFESEQL, from the exons ATGTCCGAGATCACGACGACGATCGGTACGCCCGCCGGGCTCGCACCCGGCGAGAAGAAACAGTCGATCGCCGTGGCCGACAAGTCCGACAGCGCCGTCACTTGGAAGTCCATGAGCATCCGGCAGAAATGGTCCTTCCTGACCAGCAACATCACCGTCGAGCCGATGGTCGCGTGCTACGTGATACCCAGCGTGCTCTCCCAGCTGGCCACGCAGAATCTCATCCTCGAGAAGGCGTGCCGGGTGAACCTGGCTTACTCGGACGAGGTGTGCTCAGCTCTGTCCGCCAGGAACACGACCGGCTACGAGGCCGAGGAGACCGCGGTACAGCAGATGGTGGCGCGTATGCAGACCTGGAAGACGCCGCTGCAGAGCGCCCTGCCGACCATGCTGATCCTGTTCATGGGCGCGTGGAGCGATCGCACCGGCCTGAGGAAGCCCTGCATGCTGCTGCCGATCATCGGCGAGTTCTTCAGCAGTGTCACCCTCATCGCCTGCACCTACTGGTTCAACGAGCTGCCCATGGAGGTGGTCGTGCTCGAGTCGCTGTGGCCCGCGCTGACCGGCGGCTGGTTCACCATGTTCATGGGTATCTTCAGCTACATAGCGGACATCACGACAGTGGAATCGAGAACTCTTAGGATCGGCGCGGCCAACGTCTTCGTATCTTTGGGCGTGCCGATCGGCATGGCCCTATCAGGGATATTGTACTCGAAGCTGGGTTTCTATGGTGTTTTCAGCATCGCGATGGTGTGTTACATACTAAGCTTTGTGTACGGCCTAGTGGTTATCAAGGAGCCGCCGAGGGTGATCATAGAACGCTCGCGGAAAAAGTCTCTACCGAGTGAGGGTAAGCGGACCTCGTTGTGCGCCTTTGTGCTGGACTTTTTCTCGTTGAAACATATAGAGGAGACGTTTCGCGTGGCGTTCAAGAAAGGGGCGCACAATCGCCAGAAGAGGGTCATCGTGCTCATGGTCATTATTATGGTCGTCATCGGACCTCTTTACG GCGAAATGGCGGTTCTCTATCTTTACATGCGGTACCGATACAACTGGAACGAAGTGACGTTCAGCATGTTCTCCACGTTTGGCATGGTAACTAATCTGATCG GTACCGCGATCTCCGTCGGTATCTTCAGTCACATTCTCAAGATAGACGACGCGATCGTGGGTATCATGAGCTGCACGAGTAAAATTTTAGCAAGTTTCGTTTACGCGTTCGCCACGTCCGCCTGGATGGTCTACGTAG CCGCTATCGTGGAAATCGTGAACGGCACGTCTTTCATCGCCATGCGATCGATAGCCTCCAAGCTCGTGCCCACGGACGAGCTCG GTAAGGTGAATTCGCTGTTCGGCGTATGCGAGTCCCTGATGCCGCTCGTTTACGGGCCAATGTACAGCGCCATTTACGCGGCGACCATAAATACGTTTCCGGGGACGTTCTTCATCGCCGGAGGCTGCATGACAATGCCCGCGGTGTTTGCATTCTT TTGGCTGTACACGGAGCATCGAAAGGATCGCATGCTGAAGGAGCAGAAGGAACCCGAAGCCATGATGAATCATAAGGGCGAGGACGCGACAGATTACAATTTGAAGGCATCGAACCCTCGGACCATCGTGGACCCGCAGAAGAACCCACAGAAGGCCGAGATGATGAATGGCATAGACAACGCGGCCTTCGAATCCGAGCAGTTGTGA
- the LOC118644048 gene encoding uncharacterized protein LOC118644048: MPAYRWVSRVGSQSLPENAVSGGRDSDGSAIYVGRAFHDGDMVPAKVIPDKGVAYISHGGEEHPKDNYEVLCQGEFAWEFCSNGEVPEDAIIAGQTGDGEPLYVGRVLHSGSQTIGKIQPSHGCLYIPFDGEELSFKDYEVLVVH, encoded by the exons ATGCCAG CCTACAGATGGGTCAGTCGTGTCGGCTCTCAATCGCTGCCAGAAAACGCGGTCAGCGGCGGCCGCGACAGTGACGGAAGTGCAATTTACGTCGGCAGAGCTTTTCACGATGGCGACATGGTGCCGGCGAAAGTGATTCCCGACAAGGGTGTTGCTTATATTAGTCACGGCGGCGAGGAACATCCCAAAGATAATTACGAG GTCTTATGTCAGGGAGAATTTGCATGGGAGTTCTGCAGCAACGGTGAAGTACCAGAGGATGCGATAATCGCCGGTCAAACCGGGGATGGAGAACCTCTGTACGTTGGCCGTGTCCTCCATAGTGGATCTCAAACGATTGGCAAG ATACAACCGAGTCACGGATGCCTGTACATTCCGTTTGACGGCGAGGAGCTGTCGTTCAAAGATTACGAAGTACTCGTCGTACACTAA
- the LOC118644165 gene encoding DDB1- and CUL4-associated factor 13-like, translating to MKVKVLSRNPDEYLRETKRDIHKIPRNFDPTLHPFQEAREYTKALNAVKLERVFAKPFLGSLEGHKDAVSCICKHPSQLSTLLSGAYDGEVRTWNLGQGTCTRSFLAHDGIVRGIVYFSDNKHFITVGDDKTIKTWNAVSTDEDEEEEPVNTIASKTVLTGVTHHWSKSVFVTCGEGICHMWEDTRNEPLRTFKWGVDSLLDVKFNPVQKDLLASCASDRSIVLYDSREIGPLTRIVMKLRSNKLSWNPMEAFVFTCANEDYNLYTYDIRKLKAPVNVHMDHVDAVIDVDYSPTGREFVSGSYDKSIRIFEVNKGHSREVYHTRRMHRLTCVGWSLDNKYVISGSDEMNLRVWKAKASEKLGVLRARERNALLLNDALKEKYAAHPEVRRIARHRQVPKHIYNARAELRTIREKSKRKEANRRHHSKKGTVPYVAERQKNVVALDS from the exons ATGAAGGTTAAAGTGTTAAGTAGGAATCCTGACGAGTACTTACGGGAAACTAAACGAGACATTCACAAAA TCCCACGAAACTTCGATCCCACCTTGCATCCCTTCCAGGAGGCCCGGGAATACACGAAAGCGCTGAACGCCGTTAAGCTGGAGAGAGTGTTCGCGAAACCGTTTCTAGGTAGTCTGGAAGGTCACAAGGATGCCGTGTCCTGCATATGTAAACATCCCTCTCAGTTGTCCACCCTCCTGAGCGGCGCCTACGACGGCGAGGTGAGAACGTGGAATCTCGGCCAGGGGACGTGCACCCGCTCGTTCCTGGCTCACGACGGCATAGTTCGTGGCATTGTGTACTTTTCGGACAACAAGCACTTCATTACTGTTGGCGACGATAAGACGATCAAGACGTGGAACGCCGTTTCCACAGACGAAGATGAGGAGGAGGAACCTGTGAATACTATTGCCAGTAAA ACGGTATTAACTGGTGTGACACATCATTGGAGCAAATCGGTTTTTGTTACCTGTGGAGAAGGCATATGCCACATGTGGGAGGATACTAGAAATGAGCCCCTTCGAACATTTAAATGGGGTGTGGATAGTTTATTGGATGTAAAGTTCAATCCAGTGCAAAAGGATCTTTTAG cATCTTGCGCCAGCGATCGCAGCATAGTTTTATATGACAGTAGAGAGATTGGACCTTTAACAAGGATAGTAATGAAATTACGAAGCAACAAGCTGTCGTGGAATCCCATGGAAGCCTTCGTCTTCACGTGCGCCAATGAAGATTACAA TTTATACACTTACGATATCCGCAAATTGAAAGCGCCGGTTAACGTACACATGGATCATGTGGATGCTGTGATAGACGTCGATTACTCGCCGACGGGAAGAGAATTTGTTTCGGGCAGTTACGACAAGTCGATCCGTATTTTCGAAGTGAATAAAGGTCATTCGCGGGAGGTGTACCACACGAGACGCATGCACAGACTTACTTGCGTAGGATGGTCGTTGGACAACAAATACGTAATTAGTGGCAGCGATGAAATGAATCTTCGCGTATGGAAGGCTAAAGCATCGGAGAAGCTCGGTGTT CTGAGGGCCAGAGAGAGAAACGCGCTGCTCTTAAATGACGCTCTCAAAGAGAAGTACGCGGCGCATCCGGAAGTCCGACGAATTGCACGTCACAGACAAGTGCCGAAACACATATACAATGCGCGAGCCGAATTACGAACGATTCGCGAGAAAAGTAAACGCAA GGAGGCTAATAGGCGTCATCATTCCAAGAAGGGAACCGTACCGTACGTGGCAGAAAGGCAGAAGAATGTTGTGGCACTGGACAGTTGA